ACAACCACCCAAAATTGTATCGAGCTCATCACAGAGCACACCTATGTCTCTCTAACAATATGCCAGTAAGTATGAGAAATCCAATAGGCTGTTTTTATAGTGACAATGACTCCCTTACCTACTAGGACCACATCCATCATCGCAGGTTGTGCATATGATATGTCCACCCCTAATAGTCTTCTATCAGGGTGGTCTCCACCAGGAAGAGGCCAATATATTTAAAGGGTTCCGAGACTGAGACTATCGATGACTTATCatcaagatagatcatcaatagtggaCTGATGGAGTCCATTGCTCGGGACCTCTGGCAATCAGTCAATTGTCAGTGTGGACAGGGAAGCTGACAGCTCTTTACACATTGCAGCGTCCCAAATTGGTAAAGTAgccacagctcctattgaattaatGGGAGCTGTACCTAGATTACCAACCTAGGTCTCAACAATGTGTACCGAGCTGGCAGGTTTGACTCAAAATGTGGCATCAAAAATTGCTTAAGACTCAGCGCTATGTGAGCAGGTGCATTGTTaagatggaagaaccagtcacctgtttgcccacaacggcgggtcacatacaaaaatgttcgagtttcccattaaagtcaatggggttcgttactggaatagagctctcgaattttacgaaaagctcgactcgaataatgaggacccgagcattttggtgctcgctcatgtctattgGTAAGTCCTCCTTAATGTAAGGCTTCCAATCTGGCTAATAGATGAGAATCCTGAACAGAAGATTCCCTTCAAACTTCAGTAACTTAACTAATCCAAGAGGCCAACTCAAAGACCTACAGTATATTCACCAGTGATTTTAGAAGCTAGTGCTCTTTAATTCATTACCCATCATGATATCATTTACTGTACATATATTGGCTTTGAAATTGTTTTGTGCTAGGCATTCCTGACGAGAAAATTGAAAAAGGAAGAAATTTCAATTACACCACAGAAGTAGTCCAGAATGGAAATGATTTTGTGTGGTCACAGATCTATCCAGGATTCACACTCACCAATAAATTCACTGTCGGTCAAGAAGCAGATCTAGAAACAATGGGTGGCAAGAAGTTTAAGGTAAGTCAATGCTGGTTGGGTTTGAACTCATGAGTGAACATCAAATTCTTGATGAACCAATAGAGAATTTTTCCTGACCCTGGAACCCAATCAAGGGTTCCACAGAAAAGTACAGCAAGATCTGATACCTTTATATGGCAGTTAGGCTTCACAAAGATGCACAGATAAAGTGATCAACAGCCAGAATGcattttaaagggcttgtcctaaCTGGACAACCTTGCCTTAGAATAACACCCTTCGGAAAAGAATAAGTGACCATGTATGGTTGTGTCGAGCACTCCAGTGAGAGAGGTTCTTTTCCCAGCTACTCTTTAGTCTGCATCATAGTGTTGGGTTTTTCTAGAACACACATGTCAAATTTAGGACCTGTGGAACGAATCTAGCCTGCAATCTCATTGAGGCATTCAACTCATCAAGCCTGCAGCTGCTTCCAGTAGATGGCCCAATCTTCTAATGCATATAATGGCCTCCCGATTCTCCCTTGATGGCTGAAGTCAGGGGAAATAAGGATCGGGCTGTTGGATTTCAAGTGCCCGATTCTTTCATTCTCAAGAGATAAGCTACTGCCAGCAGTGTCCTTCAGGGTTTTGTTCCCCTCTCTGCTTTCAGAGCACATGCACGCTCAACTGAGGTGACCTTGCCTATGTATGAATCTGAGATATAGCTGTCGGGTAAACGAACACTTGGCCGGCAGCTAAGGAGTAGGGCCAGTCTAAAATGCACACATAATTCTAAGGTAATTCCCTCATCGAAACTGTGAAactaaagaaaaatgttaaatgcaGGCAACCGTCCGATTAGAAGGTGGAAAACTGGTTGTGGACTTCCCCAAGTACAGCCACTCCTCGGAGATTGCTGGAGGGAAACTAGTGGAGGTAAGACTGTCAGTAATGTTCTTCATTGTATTTCTTACCTATCCACAGACATGGTGATACCTTATGATCATCTTATGCAGAGGCGTAAattgaagattcggggccccaatgcaaaacctgtaacagggcccccaactataatgctttattgataCTACTGGGcttcctacatggagaagagaggccttatgggccccctaaggctcctgggcccgggtgcaaccgcatcccctgtatcccctatagttaagcccCTGATCTTATGATAATTAATGACTACTGGACAGCTGATATCAAAGACAATAAATTATATCTGATCGGGTACACCCTAAATATCATTTCATGCCACTATTAAAGAGAACATTCTCCTTTATGGAGCTTTACGGGATTACACTATACACAGCCACCGTAAACCATGCATGTGGCTCTATTAGGGGAGATTACCACTCAGGGTACCCAAAGAAAATCGCATTGAAAGACATTTATTATAAGACCATCGTCAAATTATG
The nucleotide sequence above comes from Eleutherodactylus coqui strain aEleCoq1 chromosome 2, aEleCoq1.hap1, whole genome shotgun sequence. Encoded proteins:
- the LOC136609914 gene encoding gastrotropin-like, producing MAFTGKYEVETQENYDVFMKLIGIPDEKIEKGRNFNYTTEVVQNGNDFVWSQIYPGFTLTNKFTVGQEADLETMGGKKFKATVRLEGGKLVVDFPKYSHSSEIAGGKLVETSISGGVTFKRISKKVT